Within the Staphylococcus warneri genome, the region TGATCAAACTGGCAAATTTGAATATGAATTAGGTTCCACTAGCTTTATGCTTAGAAATCAATTCTATACTGACAAAGTTAGCTACCAAATAGATGTAGTTGAAACTGAGTACGATGATTTTATCGAGTTTTTAAATAGAACGACAGCTGGCAATTATGAGCTAAATACTGAAGAAATTAAAATGTTACCCTTCGATATTACAACAGATTAAAAAATAAGCTATCTAAAGTTAGAGTCTAAATAACGATGAAATCGGGACTCTGTTTTAGATAGCTTTTATGATGTTTAGTGATTGTCTTCCTCTTCATATTGATGTTGAGGATGTGGATGATCACCTTTTTTTGTAATTAGGTTTAAAATCGGTCTATAATTATCGTCAATTAATCCTGTAAATTCAACAATGAGTTCAATCGTTAAAATAATTAAAATGAACATCATTAATGCACCTAGAGGTTGAGATAGATACAGAATAATACTAGATAGACTGAATAAGATAGCAATGGAATATATGAGTAAGACGGTTTGTCTATGTGTATAACCAAGTTCTAATAACTTATGATGTAAATGAGATTTATCCGCTTGCATAATATGTTGCCCTTTTTTCATTCGTCGAATCATTGCAAAAATAGTATCAATAAATGGTACTGCTAAAATAACAATAGGGAAAAATAATGCAATAAATGTAATGTTTTTAAAACCTAGCAATGAAACAAATCCAATAATAAAACCAATCATTAGGGCTCCACTATCACCAAGAAATATTTTAGCTGGGTGTGAGTTATAGAATAAAAATCCTAATAAAGATCCGATTAACACACAACAAATCATTATAATAAAGATATTCGCTTGTAAGATAGCGATAAATGCAATTGTCATTAATGCAATCGCAGATACACCAGATGCTAAGCCATCTAATCCATCAATTAAATTAATAG harbors:
- a CDS encoding glycosyltransferase family 4 protein, whose product is MYTLLLIAFTMIVSLIITPIIIAMSKKLNLVDKPNFRKVHTKPISVMGGTVILFSFLIGMWLGHPIEREVKPLVIGAILMYAVGLIDDIFDLKPYIKLAGQIVAALVVAFYGITIDFISLPMGPTIHFGILSIPITVIWIVAITNAINLIDGLDGLASGVSAIALMTIAFIAILQANIFIIMICCVLIGSLLGFLFYNSHPAKIFLGDSGALMIGFIIGFVSLLGFKNITFIALFFPIVILAVPFIDTIFAMIRRMKKGQHIMQADKSHLHHKLLELGYTHRQTVLLIYSIAILFSLSSIILYLSQPLGALMMFILIILTIELIVEFTGLIDDNYRPILNLITKKGDHPHPQHQYEEEDNH